A single genomic interval of Zunongwangia sp. HGR-M22 harbors:
- a CDS encoding SusC/RagA family TonB-linked outer membrane protein produces MKKGLLRLGLFLLVSLCFSFAKAQTISGTVTDGSLPIPGVNILVKGTSNGTTTDFDGNYSLKDVAENATLVFSFVGYAQQEVAVNGRSTINVTLSEDAAALSEVVVIGYGSTTIKDATGAVATVSAEDFNQGVISSPEELIQGKTAGLQITTTSGEPGGGVNIRIRGTSSVRGGNNPLFVVDGVPLAGNDVSSGGEDVGFGSSSAKNPLNFLNPSDIESMSVLKDASATAIYGSRGANGVVIITTKTGRGTESRLDYGTTLSLASPANTYDLLDRDEYLEAVSELGGDLAILDQGANTDFQDEITRTAFSQIHNLSYSDSYNSGNYRASLSYADQEGIVENSALERLSGRFNITQRLFDDKLKLNLQSTLSRVNDTRAPISNNAGFQGDLLGAAYQANPTFPADPDFQPQGSIINPLSLLKYFSDESETDRVLLNFSADYEVIEGLNAKINFGYDTSESNREAAISGGLTGIQSGVPDNGRGALNQVEATNRLMEFTLNYEKMFENSKFEALVGYSFQDFERKGYNVSGFGFQSEDLGEMTSSLNDANNILRNNISGSYQQYGYDPNGFFVTRLFPNIATEDLTSPSGIGPTSVAYDSFNITDELQSYFARVNFELAGKYLFTATVRADGSTRFGGNNKYGVFPSGAFAWQLAEEDFIPEAFSTLKLRLGYGITGNQEIPYNQYTVRERYAEFGIQDNGNINRPGVTQVSFANPDLQWEETSQTNLGLDFGFMQDRLSGSLDFYYKNTTDLLIQVFSAQPSPQPFVYQNLDAHVINKGVEFAIDYNIINTEDWYWNFGFNIAYNDNMVEDYAGQNRTGEINGQGLTGAFAQLLAGGQPLFSYYLREFGGFDENGQSIYPDGDVQTFIGKSALPTTNVGISTRVEYKNWDLSLFMAGQYGHYIYNNTENAFFTKGALNNGRNVTRNVVDNGESASNAPDVSTRFLEKGDFLRMQNATLGYNFDLNEDSMFKTLRLYLNGQNLFVITDYSGLDPEVDTNKALNGIPSAGIDYTAYPKPRTFTFGLNVSF; encoded by the coding sequence ATGAAAAAAGGATTACTCAGGTTAGGTCTGTTCCTCTTAGTGTCGCTTTGTTTTTCATTTGCAAAAGCGCAAACGATTTCGGGAACAGTAACAGATGGTTCTCTGCCAATTCCAGGAGTAAACATTCTGGTAAAAGGTACCTCCAATGGAACCACAACAGATTTTGACGGAAACTATAGCCTAAAGGATGTTGCAGAAAATGCAACATTGGTTTTTAGTTTTGTTGGATACGCACAGCAAGAAGTTGCTGTTAATGGAAGATCAACAATTAATGTAACTTTATCTGAAGATGCAGCTGCACTAAGCGAAGTTGTTGTAATTGGTTATGGCTCCACAACCATTAAAGACGCAACTGGTGCTGTAGCAACCGTTTCTGCAGAGGATTTTAACCAGGGGGTTATTTCTTCACCCGAAGAGTTAATTCAAGGGAAAACTGCAGGCTTACAAATTACAACAACTAGTGGTGAACCCGGCGGCGGAGTGAACATAAGAATTCGTGGTACTTCATCAGTAAGAGGTGGCAACAATCCATTATTTGTTGTAGATGGTGTGCCATTAGCAGGGAACGATGTTTCTTCTGGTGGTGAAGATGTAGGTTTTGGATCAAGTTCAGCAAAAAATCCGCTTAACTTTTTAAATCCTTCAGATATTGAAAGTATGAGCGTTTTAAAAGATGCTTCTGCTACCGCAATTTACGGTTCTCGTGGTGCGAACGGAGTGGTAATTATTACTACCAAAACTGGTAGAGGAACTGAGTCTAGACTGGATTATGGTACGACCTTAAGTTTAGCCTCTCCCGCCAATACGTATGATTTATTGGATAGAGATGAGTATTTAGAAGCTGTATCTGAGTTAGGTGGAGATCTTGCTATTTTAGACCAAGGCGCAAATACAGATTTTCAAGACGAAATTACCAGAACGGCTTTTTCTCAGATTCATAATTTGTCGTATTCCGACTCATATAATAGTGGTAATTATCGCGCTTCTTTAAGTTATGCAGATCAAGAAGGTATTGTAGAAAATTCTGCTTTAGAGCGTCTTTCTGGAAGATTCAATATTACTCAGCGTTTATTTGACGATAAATTAAAATTGAATTTACAGTCTACGCTATCAAGAGTAAATGATACCAGAGCACCAATTTCTAATAATGCAGGATTTCAAGGAGATTTATTAGGCGCAGCTTATCAGGCTAATCCCACTTTCCCAGCAGATCCAGATTTTCAGCCTCAGGGAAGCATTATAAATCCTTTATCACTATTAAAATACTTTTCAGATGAATCTGAAACCGATAGAGTGCTTCTAAATTTCTCTGCCGATTATGAAGTTATTGAAGGCTTGAATGCTAAAATAAACTTTGGATATGATACTTCCGAGTCGAACAGAGAAGCAGCAATATCTGGCGGTTTAACCGGGATTCAATCTGGCGTACCAGATAATGGTAGAGGCGCGCTAAATCAAGTTGAAGCTACCAACCGTTTGATGGAATTTACTTTGAATTACGAAAAGATGTTTGAGAACTCGAAGTTTGAAGCTTTGGTTGGATACTCTTTCCAAGATTTTGAAAGAAAAGGTTATAATGTAAGTGGTTTTGGTTTCCAGAGCGAAGATTTAGGAGAAATGACCAGTAGTTTAAATGATGCAAATAACATTTTAAGAAATAATATTTCTGGTTCTTACCAACAATATGGATACGATCCTAATGGTTTCTTTGTAACCAGATTGTTCCCAAACATTGCAACGGAAGACTTGACATCTCCTTCAGGTATTGGGCCAACTTCTGTAGCTTATGATAGTTTTAATATTACAGACGAACTACAGTCTTATTTTGCTAGAGTAAATTTTGAGCTCGCAGGAAAATATTTATTTACAGCTACGGTAAGAGCTGATGGTTCTACCAGATTTGGAGGTAACAATAAATATGGTGTTTTCCCATCTGGAGCTTTCGCATGGCAATTGGCAGAAGAAGACTTTATTCCTGAAGCCTTTTCTACTCTTAAGCTTAGATTAGGTTATGGTATCACAGGAAATCAAGAGATTCCTTATAATCAATATACTGTTAGAGAGCGATATGCCGAATTTGGTATTCAGGATAATGGGAATATTAATCGCCCAGGTGTTACGCAAGTATCCTTTGCCAACCCAGATTTGCAATGGGAAGAAACAAGCCAGACCAACCTTGGTTTAGATTTTGGCTTTATGCAGGATAGATTAAGTGGATCTTTAGACTTTTATTACAAAAATACAACAGATTTACTTATTCAGGTATTCTCTGCGCAACCTTCACCTCAACCATTCGTTTATCAAAATTTAGATGCACATGTTATTAATAAAGGTGTTGAGTTTGCTATCGATTACAACATAATAAATACTGAAGACTGGTATTGGAACTTCGGGTTTAATATAGCCTACAACGATAACATGGTTGAAGATTACGCAGGACAAAACAGAACAGGAGAAATTAATGGACAGGGGCTTACCGGTGCATTTGCTCAATTACTCGCTGGTGGACAACCTTTATTCTCCTACTACTTAAGAGAATTTGGTGGTTTTGATGAGAATGGGCAAAGTATTTATCCTGATGGTGATGTTCAAACTTTTATAGGAAAAAGTGCACTTCCAACAACTAATGTTGGTATTTCCACAAGAGTAGAATATAAAAACTGGGATCTTTCCCTATTTATGGCAGGACAGTACGGTCACTATATCTATAATAATACTGAAAACGCATTTTTCACTAAAGGAGCCTTAAATAATGGTCGTAATGTGACACGCAATGTAGTTGATAATGGCGAATCCGCTTCTAACGCTCCAGATGTTTCTACAAGATTCTTGGAAAAAGGAGATTTTCTAAGAATGCAAAATGCCACTTTGGGATATAACTTTGATCTAAACGAAGATAGTATGTTCAAGACTTTAAGATTATACTTAAACGGACAGAATCTATTTGTAATCACAGATTATTCTGGTTTAGATCCTGAGGTTGATACTAACAAAGCATTGAACGGAATTCCATCTGCCGGTATCGATTATACTGCTTATCCTAAGCCAAGAACATTCACTTTTGGGTTGAACGTATCATTTTAA
- a CDS encoding diacylglycerol/lipid kinase family protein — MDITIQKMGDFRNILMVVNPISGGEEKDDLIADVQKEVQNKNWKFHLFKTEGENDIEKIQQEIKKVEPERMLVVGGDGTINMVAEALLHQELPIAIFPAGSANGLALNLDIPKDRKEQIKIALGDNFTNLDVLQINNQLCLHLSDIGLNAELIENYETAAIRGKFGYLMQTIPTLIKSKYPYEYEVEIDGNTFHHKGIMLAIANCKKYGTGAKINPEGMHDDGKFEILIFKNLDIAEILGTLREDVKFNTDFAEIISTNQAKIKCKKPIAFQIDGEFIENTQNIEVNIASKSLKIAVK, encoded by the coding sequence TTGGATATAACTATACAGAAAATGGGAGACTTTAGGAATATTTTAATGGTTGTAAATCCGATTTCGGGCGGCGAAGAAAAAGACGATCTTATCGCCGATGTTCAAAAAGAAGTGCAAAATAAGAATTGGAAATTTCATCTTTTTAAAACTGAAGGAGAAAATGATATTGAAAAAATCCAACAAGAAATAAAGAAAGTCGAACCAGAACGAATGCTCGTAGTTGGTGGTGACGGCACAATTAATATGGTTGCTGAAGCTTTATTACATCAAGAATTACCTATAGCTATTTTCCCTGCGGGATCTGCAAATGGACTTGCACTAAATCTAGACATCCCAAAAGATAGAAAAGAACAAATAAAGATTGCTTTAGGAGATAACTTTACAAATTTAGATGTACTGCAAATTAACAATCAACTTTGTTTACACCTAAGCGATATTGGCCTTAATGCCGAATTAATTGAGAATTACGAAACAGCGGCTATTCGTGGCAAATTTGGGTATTTAATGCAAACTATTCCTACGCTAATAAAAAGTAAATATCCTTATGAATATGAAGTTGAAATTGATGGGAATACCTTCCATCATAAAGGAATAATGCTAGCCATAGCTAATTGCAAAAAATATGGTACCGGCGCTAAGATTAATCCTGAAGGCATGCATGATGACGGGAAATTTGAAATTTTAATTTTCAAAAATCTTGATATTGCTGAAATTTTAGGAACACTTCGGGAAGATGTGAAATTTAACACTGATTTTGCAGAGATCATTTCTACAAACCAGGCAAAAATTAAATGCAAAAAACCTATAGCCTTCCAAATTGATGGAGAATTTATCGAAAATACGCAGAATATAGAGGTAAATATTGCTTCAAAAAGCTTAAAAATCGCCGTGAAATAG
- a CDS encoding App1 family protein: protein MKLDLKLYRGYANDKELVVFGHLFKSWAPDKYRLDRKGIKHTSAIIHKFRIKPLSNYELHLCFKGKEWKTKTMEDGYFRFTVPYEENLQSGWHEYEVIAKMEDHFGIIEKGELLKPYESKLGIISDIDDTFLISHSNSFFKKLYVMLSKNVNRRKIFEDVVDHYKSLSKAGQDSEEASNSFFYVSSSEWNLYDFIAEFADMHELPKAVIKLKKIKTGISDFVKTGRGSHDHKFQKVKDIISFYPNLEYVLLGDDSQQDVHIYERICKTYPTNVRSIYIRQTEKKKNKEVTATLKNIESLDVATCYFKDSNTAIAHSEKINII from the coding sequence TTGAAACTTGACTTAAAACTTTACCGCGGATACGCTAACGACAAAGAATTGGTGGTTTTTGGTCACCTTTTTAAAAGCTGGGCTCCCGATAAATATCGCTTAGACAGAAAAGGAATAAAACATACCTCTGCCATTATTCATAAATTTAGAATAAAGCCCTTATCTAATTACGAACTTCATCTGTGTTTTAAAGGAAAAGAATGGAAAACCAAAACTATGGAGGATGGTTATTTTAGATTCACAGTTCCTTACGAAGAAAATTTGCAAAGTGGTTGGCACGAGTACGAAGTGATTGCAAAAATGGAGGATCATTTTGGTATTATCGAAAAAGGTGAATTATTAAAGCCTTACGAGAGTAAATTGGGAATCATATCAGATATCGATGATACTTTTTTAATTTCTCATAGCAATAGCTTCTTTAAAAAGCTTTATGTGATGTTATCTAAAAATGTAAACCGAAGAAAGATTTTTGAAGATGTGGTAGATCATTATAAATCTTTAAGTAAAGCAGGGCAGGACAGTGAAGAGGCGTCTAATTCTTTTTTTTATGTTTCTAGTAGCGAGTGGAATTTATATGATTTTATTGCTGAATTTGCCGACATGCACGAACTACCAAAAGCGGTTATTAAGTTGAAGAAAATAAAAACGGGAATTTCAGATTTTGTTAAAACAGGTAGGGGAAGTCACGATCATAAATTTCAGAAAGTAAAGGATATTATCTCTTTCTATCCAAATTTAGAATATGTTTTATTAGGAGACGATTCGCAGCAGGATGTTCATATTTACGAACGAATCTGTAAAACATATCCCACAAATGTGCGATCTATTTACATAAGACAAACCGAAAAAAAGAAGAATAAAGAAGTTACGGCTACATTAAAAAATATCGAAAGTCTGGATGTCGCAACCTGTTACTTTAAAGATAGTAATACGGCAATTGCACACTCAGAAAAAATTAATATTATCTAA
- a CDS encoding Tex family protein has translation MSLQQFIIKKLGLPAKSIQNTVQLLQEDATVPFIARYRKEQTGNLDETQIQQISEELLYFQNLEKRKQSILETIEWQGSLTDPLKSKIENAENLTILEDLYLPFKKKRKTKADTARENGLEPLAKMIMAQNSPDIFSAASKFVKNKVNSEAEALEGAKHIIAEWINENQFVRKRIRQLYSRKAEISSKVVKAKSGEDDAQKFQQYFDWSESLKRIPSHRFLAIFRGDKEGILKLKIEVEKLEALRIITESLIKNRNSESADLIEEAATDAFSRLLKPSFFTEFLNETKLKADEEAIKVFSLNLEQLLLAPPLGEKRILAIDPGFKSGCKVVCLDENGKLEHNENIYPHPPQREQNVAAKKIESLVKKYKIEAISIGNGTASRETEKFVKSLSFDREVAIYVVNEAGASVYSASKVARDEFPNYDITVRGAVSIGRRLSDPLAELVKIDPKSIGVGQYQHEVDQNLLKQRLDTAVMSTVNKIGINLNTASKELLSYVSGLGPSLADNIIKTRFENGAFASRKDLMKVPRLGAKAFEQSAGFLRIKNPKNPLDNSAVHPESYFIVNKMAKDLSVEISTLIGNKKKLQEIKLEQYITDNIGLPTLKDILAELEKPGVDPREKISAFSFDENIREITDLKPGMKLAGLVNNITNFGCFVDIGLKQSGLVHISKLSNTYVSDVTQIVRLNQEVEVTVLEVDVERKRIQLSMID, from the coding sequence GTGAGTTTACAACAGTTTATTATAAAAAAGCTCGGCCTGCCGGCTAAGAGCATTCAAAATACAGTACAATTACTTCAGGAAGATGCTACCGTGCCTTTTATTGCTCGCTACCGCAAGGAACAAACAGGCAATTTGGATGAAACCCAAATTCAGCAAATTTCAGAAGAACTTTTATATTTTCAGAATTTAGAGAAACGCAAACAATCTATTTTAGAAACAATTGAATGGCAGGGATCACTTACAGATCCACTGAAATCAAAAATAGAAAATGCTGAAAATCTTACAATTTTAGAAGATTTATACCTTCCGTTTAAGAAAAAGCGAAAAACCAAAGCCGATACTGCCAGGGAGAATGGTTTGGAGCCATTGGCTAAAATGATTATGGCGCAAAATTCGCCAGATATTTTTTCAGCAGCCTCCAAATTCGTTAAAAATAAAGTGAATTCTGAAGCGGAAGCGCTAGAAGGAGCGAAACATATTATTGCTGAATGGATTAATGAAAATCAATTTGTAAGAAAGCGAATTAGACAATTATATTCCAGAAAGGCCGAAATATCTTCGAAGGTAGTGAAGGCAAAATCTGGGGAGGATGATGCGCAAAAATTTCAGCAGTATTTTGATTGGAGTGAATCTCTTAAAAGAATTCCGTCGCATCGATTTTTAGCCATTTTTCGTGGTGATAAAGAAGGAATTTTAAAACTAAAAATTGAGGTCGAAAAATTGGAAGCTTTGCGGATAATTACTGAATCGCTTATTAAAAATAGAAATTCTGAATCTGCCGATCTAATTGAAGAAGCCGCGACAGATGCATTTTCCAGACTCCTAAAACCTTCTTTCTTCACTGAATTTTTAAATGAAACAAAGTTAAAAGCAGATGAAGAAGCTATAAAAGTCTTTTCGTTAAATTTAGAGCAGTTGCTTTTAGCACCACCGCTTGGAGAAAAACGAATTTTGGCGATCGATCCCGGATTTAAATCGGGTTGTAAAGTTGTTTGCCTAGATGAAAACGGCAAGCTAGAACATAATGAGAATATTTATCCACATCCTCCACAAAGAGAGCAAAATGTGGCTGCGAAGAAAATTGAATCACTAGTTAAAAAGTATAAAATTGAAGCAATTTCTATTGGTAATGGTACGGCGAGCCGAGAAACCGAAAAGTTTGTAAAATCTCTTTCGTTTGATCGTGAAGTTGCGATTTATGTAGTAAACGAAGCTGGAGCTTCGGTATATTCGGCTTCAAAAGTGGCTCGAGATGAATTCCCTAATTATGACATCACGGTTCGAGGAGCGGTTTCTATTGGAAGAAGACTTAGTGATCCTCTAGCAGAATTGGTTAAAATAGATCCAAAATCTATTGGTGTAGGGCAGTACCAACACGAAGTAGATCAAAATTTACTGAAGCAACGTTTGGATACCGCCGTAATGAGTACGGTAAACAAAATAGGCATAAATTTAAACACGGCGAGTAAAGAACTGCTTTCTTATGTAAGTGGATTAGGACCATCGCTTGCTGATAATATTATAAAAACAAGATTCGAAAATGGCGCTTTTGCGTCTAGAAAAGATTTAATGAAAGTACCAAGACTAGGCGCCAAGGCTTTTGAGCAATCAGCCGGCTTTCTTAGAATCAAAAATCCTAAAAATCCATTAGATAATTCTGCTGTACACCCAGAAAGTTATTTCATTGTAAATAAAATGGCAAAAGATCTTTCTGTAGAAATTTCAACATTAATAGGGAACAAAAAGAAACTTCAGGAAATCAAGTTAGAGCAGTATATTACGGATAATATTGGATTACCAACTCTAAAAGATATTCTTGCTGAATTGGAGAAGCCGGGCGTAGATCCACGAGAAAAAATTAGTGCATTTTCTTTTGACGAAAATATCCGGGAAATCACCGATTTAAAACCCGGAATGAAATTAGCGGGACTGGTAAATAATATAACCAATTTTGGTTGTTTTGTAGATATTGGACTGAAGCAAAGCGGACTTGTGCACATCTCGAAATTATCAAATACTTATGTGAGTGATGTTACGCAGATTGTTCGCTTAAATCAAGAAGTTGAAGTTACTGTTTTAGAAGTGGATGTAGAGCGAAAAAGAATTCAGCTTTCTATGATAGATTAA
- a CDS encoding M28 family metallopeptidase, translated as MMKQLPVTSLLLIIFFSLGSLYSQNKDPKIYDIIDKISADSIEADIRKLVDFGTRNTFSDTVSDKRGIGAARRWIKSEFDNIASECNCMDVFYQKDFVKKEDGSRIPKDAWVVNVVAIQKGKKYPNRYIIMSGDIDSRASNTMDFKIDAPGANDNASGMAGTMEAARVLSQYEFENSIVYVGLSGEEQGLFGGKGLAQYAKKNNWDIIGILNNDMIGNIEGVDGVISNRDFRIFSEPVPPTETKEERNMRRFYGGEVDGISRQLARYIHKTTKTYMPEMNPMMIYRLDRFGRGGHHRPFNDLGFAGVRIMEAHENYNRQHQDIRTENGIEYGDVIEGVNFDYAKKLTAVNAINLASLAWAPPAPAKVEIGGIVEADTKLRWEAVEGNISGYKIYWRETTAPQWQHSRFVSKNVTNFTLDGVVIDNFFFGVSAVSENGHESVIVFPSGTFR; from the coding sequence ATGATGAAACAATTACCAGTTACTTCTCTCCTATTAATTATCTTTTTTTCTTTAGGATCTTTATATTCTCAAAATAAAGATCCTAAAATATATGATATTATCGACAAAATTTCAGCAGATAGTATAGAAGCTGATATAAGAAAATTAGTGGATTTTGGTACCAGAAATACTTTTAGTGATACCGTTTCTGATAAACGTGGGATTGGTGCTGCACGTCGATGGATAAAATCTGAATTCGATAATATCGCTTCAGAATGTAATTGTATGGATGTTTTCTATCAGAAAGACTTCGTTAAAAAAGAAGATGGCAGCAGAATCCCAAAAGATGCCTGGGTTGTAAATGTTGTTGCTATTCAGAAGGGAAAAAAATATCCTAATCGCTATATTATTATGAGTGGTGATATCGATTCTCGTGCGAGTAATACGATGGATTTTAAAATTGATGCACCTGGAGCTAATGATAACGCGAGTGGTATGGCCGGTACCATGGAAGCTGCACGTGTTTTATCTCAGTATGAATTCGAGAATAGCATTGTTTACGTGGGTCTTAGTGGCGAAGAACAGGGACTTTTTGGTGGTAAAGGTTTAGCCCAATACGCTAAAAAGAACAACTGGGATATCATTGGTATTTTAAATAATGATATGATAGGGAATATCGAAGGGGTAGATGGCGTGATTAGTAATCGTGATTTTAGAATTTTTTCTGAACCCGTTCCGCCTACAGAAACTAAGGAAGAACGGAATATGCGCAGATTTTACGGAGGCGAAGTTGATGGAATTTCAAGACAATTAGCAAGATATATCCACAAAACCACCAAAACCTATATGCCAGAAATGAATCCTATGATGATTTATAGACTCGATAGGTTTGGGCGTGGAGGGCATCATCGACCTTTTAACGATCTTGGTTTTGCCGGAGTACGAATTATGGAAGCCCATGAAAATTATAATCGCCAACATCAAGATATAAGAACTGAAAATGGAATTGAATATGGTGATGTAATTGAAGGTGTTAATTTTGATTACGCAAAAAAGCTTACTGCCGTTAATGCCATAAATCTTGCAAGCCTAGCTTGGGCTCCACCTGCTCCAGCAAAAGTAGAGATTGGAGGAATAGTTGAGGCCGATACTAAACTGAGATGGGAAGCAGTAGAAGGCAATATTTCAGGGTATAAAATTTATTGGAGAGAAACTACAGCTCCACAGTGGCAACATTCTAGATTTGTGAGTAAAAATGTAACTAATTTCACCTTAGATGGTGTAGTAATCGATAACTTTTTCTTCGGCGTTTCTGCTGTTAGTGAAAACGGACACGAAAGCGTAATCGTATTTCCTTCAGGTACATTTAGATAA
- a CDS encoding YtxH domain-containing protein, which produces MRSGGKILIGLLSGAAAGIAAGLLFAPKKGKDTRKSIATTSDNYYKGAKGKVTDFSDAVNHKIDALKARTKANLTNSKSEEKINEAKAEIHEMKAS; this is translated from the coding sequence ATGAGATCAGGAGGAAAAATTTTAATAGGATTATTATCTGGAGCTGCAGCAGGAATTGCAGCAGGTTTATTATTTGCTCCTAAAAAGGGTAAGGATACAAGAAAATCAATTGCTACAACAAGTGATAATTATTATAAAGGAGCCAAGGGTAAAGTAACAGACTTTTCAGATGCTGTTAATCACAAAATCGATGCTCTTAAGGCTAGAACAAAAGCTAACCTTACCAATTCTAAATCTGAAGAAAAGATAAATGAAGCAAAAGCTGAAATCCACGAGATGAAAGCAAGCTAA
- a CDS encoding bifunctional alpha,alpha-trehalose-phosphate synthase (UDP-forming)/trehalose-phosphatase, translated as MSKTIIISNRLPLKISLKDDDLEVTPSVGGLATGLKSFHRDGDSIWIGWSGLTEEEIPDHLVDDVKEKAKAEACVAVNLSEEEVDGFYYGFSNRTIWPLFHYFMEFTEAEHSSWEIYKQVNIKYAKEVLKYYEEGDRVWVHDYQLLLVPKLIRDEQPEAVIGFFNHIPFPSYEVFRTLPWRESVLEGMLGADLIGFHTYDYERHFLSSVTRILRHQVDFNEVTLPERIVKVDSFPMGIDYKKFEDAALNHFRGTEDEQSELQRRLDLHLEATPDAKLILSIDRLDYTKGIANRIRAFEYFLDKYPEFIEKVRLVMLAVPSRSNVPQYQRLKREIDELVGRINGKFSTVSWTPIWYFYRSMPFDNLIDLYTSCDIALLTPIRDGMNLVAKEYIATRTDHTGVLILSEMAGAAHEMNEALIINPNNFEQIAITLKQAIEMPKEEQIERNKTLQKRLKRYNVEKWAKDFMSALEHTEDNRKSFESIRITPKIADQLVEDYKTSEKRILFLDYDGTLVDFKDKPEEARPDKELIDLVTQLNAQEKTDVVIISGRDKETLGDWWQGTSIELISEHGAWMRQKNCEWELSENVKNEWMDAVRPVIESFVDRTPGTFLEEKNYSLAWHYRKADPDLGDLRANELSNTLKGLVSNRGLSVLAGNKVLEIKSSGVNKGKASSKKLVGDNYDFIFAIGDDWTDEYMFEELPRKSYTVKVGIKKTSANYYVNDTKRVREILRSFLD; from the coding sequence ATGAGTAAAACTATTATTATTTCTAACCGTCTACCCCTAAAAATTTCTTTAAAAGACGATGATCTTGAAGTCACGCCGAGCGTCGGTGGACTTGCAACTGGATTAAAATCTTTTCACCGTGATGGTGATAGTATTTGGATTGGTTGGAGTGGTTTAACTGAAGAAGAAATTCCAGATCATTTAGTAGACGACGTTAAAGAAAAAGCAAAGGCTGAAGCATGTGTTGCGGTAAACCTAAGTGAAGAAGAAGTGGATGGTTTTTACTACGGTTTTAGTAACCGTACCATTTGGCCTCTATTTCACTATTTTATGGAATTTACTGAAGCAGAGCACTCGTCCTGGGAAATTTATAAGCAGGTAAATATCAAATATGCCAAAGAAGTCCTTAAATATTACGAGGAAGGTGATCGGGTTTGGGTTCACGACTATCAATTATTGCTTGTCCCTAAACTTATAAGAGATGAACAACCAGAAGCCGTAATTGGCTTCTTTAATCATATCCCCTTTCCTTCTTACGAAGTTTTTAGAACCTTACCTTGGCGAGAATCGGTTTTAGAAGGAATGCTTGGTGCAGATTTAATTGGATTTCATACCTACGATTACGAACGACACTTTTTAAGTTCAGTTACAAGGATTTTACGCCATCAGGTTGATTTTAATGAAGTAACATTGCCAGAGAGAATTGTAAAGGTAGATTCCTTTCCCATGGGAATTGATTATAAAAAATTCGAGGATGCTGCACTTAACCACTTCCGAGGAACCGAGGACGAACAATCAGAATTGCAGCGAAGATTAGATCTACATTTAGAAGCTACTCCAGATGCCAAACTAATATTAAGTATCGACAGGCTAGATTATACTAAAGGTATTGCCAACCGAATTAGAGCATTCGAATATTTTCTGGATAAATATCCAGAATTTATAGAAAAAGTGCGTCTTGTAATGCTTGCCGTACCTTCCAGATCTAATGTTCCGCAGTATCAAAGACTGAAGCGTGAAATAGATGAATTAGTTGGTAGAATAAATGGTAAATTTTCCACCGTAAGCTGGACGCCAATATGGTATTTCTATCGTTCTATGCCATTCGACAATCTTATTGATCTTTATACATCTTGCGATATTGCACTACTCACTCCTATTAGAGATGGGATGAATTTGGTCGCAAAAGAATACATTGCTACCAGAACAGATCATACCGGTGTTCTTATTTTAAGTGAAATGGCAGGTGCTGCGCACGAAATGAACGAAGCACTAATCATTAACCCCAATAATTTTGAGCAAATAGCTATCACCCTAAAACAAGCTATTGAAATGCCCAAAGAAGAACAAATTGAAAGAAATAAAACGCTTCAGAAAAGATTAAAAAGATACAATGTTGAAAAATGGGCTAAAGACTTTATGAGTGCTTTAGAACATACTGAAGATAATCGCAAATCTTTTGAGTCTATACGTATAACTCCCAAAATTGCCGATCAATTAGTTGAAGATTACAAAACTTCAGAAAAAAGAATATTATTTTTAGATTATGATGGGACTTTAGTCGATTTTAAAGATAAACCTGAAGAAGCGCGTCCCGATAAAGAACTAATTGATTTAGTGACCCAGCTAAACGCTCAAGAAAAAACCGATGTAGTAATAATTAGTGGTAGAGATAAAGAAACACTTGGGGATTGGTGGCAAGGAACATCTATTGAACTTATCTCTGAGCATGGTGCATGGATGCGTCAAAAAAATTGCGAATGGGAATTATCTGAAAATGTAAAAAACGAGTGGATGGACGCCGTAAGACCGGTTATAGAAAGTTTTGTTGATCGTACTCCTGGAACATTTTTAGAAGAAAAAAATTATTCCTTAGCTTGGCATTATAGAAAAGCAGATCCAGACCTGGGTGATCTTAGAGCAAATGAGCTTTCTAATACTCTAAAAGGATTAGTTTCTAATCGAGGATTAAGTGTATTGGCAGGGAACAAAGTTTTAGAAATTAAAAGTAGCGGGGTAAATAAAGGAAAAGCTTCTTCCAAAAAATTGGTGGGTGATAATTACGATTTCATTTTTGCAATAGGAGACGATTGGACAGATGAATACATGTTCGAAGAATTACCAAGAAAATCGTACACCGTAAAAGTGGGTATCAAAAAGACAAGTGCCAATTATTACGTAAACGATACAAAAAGAGTTAGAGAGATCTTAAGATCCTTTTTAGACTAA